The genomic window GAAACAAAATTCATTTCAACTAATATCCTGCCTAAAAAATTCCCACTTTTTCTTTGTTCTGCTAAAGCAACCCGCAATTGCTCTTCTGTTATTAATCCCTGCTCTATTAACATTTCCCCTAAAAGTTTTTTACCTGGCATTTTATTTCTCCACTTTTACATCCTGTATACCATCTTGCTTTATCACCTTTGCTGCCATTTCTTCATCTATAATTCCTTCTGCAATAAGTTGACCTTTTGTTGATTCAGGGTCATAAGCATAAATCATAACATCATCAAAACTAATTTTTCCTGCTTTAAAAAGGTCCATTAAACAGGCATCTAATGTTACCATCCCCCATTTTGCCCCTGTCTGAATTTCAGATACAATTCTATATGTTTTCCTTTCTCTAATTAAATTTTGAATTGAAGGAGTTGCAACCATTATTTCAAAAACAGCAACTCTGCCTTTTTTATCAACTCTTGGAAGAAGTAATTGTGAAATAATTGCAAGAATTGAAACAGAAAGCATAACTCTTATCTGTTCCTGCTGTGCAACAGGGAAAATATTTACCATTCTATCAACTGTTCTTGAAGCACCTGTTGTATGAAGTGTTCCAAACACAACATGCCCTGTCTCTGCTGCTGTAACTGCTGCTTCAATTGTTTCAAGGTCTCTTAATTCACCAACAAGGAATACATCAGGGTCCTGTCTTAAACCTCTCCTTAATGCTTCTGCAAAAGTTGGGACATCTACTCCTAATTCTCTTTGATTGATTATTGACCTTTTATGAGTATGATAATACTCAACAGGGTCTTCAATTGTAATAATATGTTTTTCAAGATTTGCATTTATCCAGTTAACCATAGACGCTAATGTCGTTGTTTTTCCACTTCCTGTTGGACCTGTTACAAGAATAAGCCCTCTTGGTCTTGTTAGAAGATATTCCATTGTTCTTTGTTCAAGCCCTATTTGCTCAAATGTCAAAAATGTATATGGAATTAATCTTAAAGCCATTGCAATATCCCCTCTATCTTTGTAAACACTAACCCTAAATCTTGCAAGGTCTTTAAAAGCAAACCCAAAATCAGTCCCACCTACTTTTTGTACTTCT from bacterium includes these protein-coding regions:
- a CDS encoding type IV pilus twitching motility protein PilT, which translates into the protein MPKRIEELLELVVKENASDLHIAVGLPPMLRLHGGLVKADTDPLTPEDTVNYMKAITSREHQEEVQKVGGTDFGFAFKDLARFRVSVYKDRGDIAMALRLIPYTFLTFEQIGLEQRTMEYLLTRPRGLILVTGPTGSGKTTTLASMVNWINANLEKHIITIEDPVEYYHTHKRSIINQRELGVDVPTFAEALRRGLRQDPDVFLVGELRDLETIEAAVTAAETGHVVFGTLHTTGASRTVDRMVNIFPVAQQEQIRVMLSVSILAIISQLLLPRVDKKGRVAVFEIMVATPSIQNLIRERKTYRIVSEIQTGAKWGMVTLDACLMDLFKAGKISFDDVMIYAYDPESTKGQLIAEGIIDEEMAAKVIKQDGIQDVKVEK